A stretch of the bacterium genome encodes the following:
- a CDS encoding HD domain-containing protein, producing the protein MKSQFVEELKAGQTVKDKFILSKKILKEKKDGGSFSLTEFSDRTGTIEGIAWDNASDEVRAIPAGEFVYVSGNVNEYNDRLQIVVQAISRLSEDEINSEDFLPGPDEDINAVMSEITDYVKQVQNTHLRKLLDLFFGDMFITNLFRQAPAAKRAHHAHLGGLAVHTRTVVKQVTLIQTTYSFVNKDLLIAGALLHDIGKIYEYTYHKKIDISTRGRLIGHIVIGCDMVKEKIDKIPHFPEELKLKVLHMILSHHGELEYGSPKLPSFPEAIILHFIDNLDSKVEMMNDAIRRSRGIEKEWSDYHPFLEREIYLKEEE; encoded by the coding sequence ATGAAAAGCCAGTTTGTCGAAGAACTTAAGGCCGGACAGACTGTCAAGGACAAGTTCATTTTATCGAAAAAGATCCTGAAAGAGAAAAAAGATGGAGGATCTTTTTCACTCACCGAATTTTCGGACCGCACCGGCACGATCGAAGGCATCGCCTGGGACAACGCCAGTGACGAGGTACGGGCGATCCCGGCCGGCGAGTTCGTATACGTCTCCGGGAACGTCAATGAGTACAATGATCGGCTCCAGATCGTGGTCCAGGCCATCAGCCGCCTCTCTGAGGATGAGATCAACAGCGAGGATTTTTTACCCGGTCCCGATGAGGACATCAATGCAGTGATGTCCGAGATCACGGACTACGTAAAGCAGGTACAGAACACTCACCTGCGTAAACTGCTAGACCTTTTTTTCGGCGACATGTTCATCACCAACCTCTTCCGCCAGGCCCCGGCCGCCAAAAGAGCTCATCATGCCCACCTCGGCGGGTTAGCCGTCCACACCCGGACCGTCGTGAAACAGGTAACCCTGATCCAGACAACATATTCGTTCGTGAACAAGGACCTACTGATCGCCGGCGCACTGCTACACGATATTGGCAAGATCTACGAGTACACGTACCACAAGAAGATCGATATCTCGACGCGCGGACGGCTGATAGGGCACATCGTCATCGGCTGCGACATGGTGAAAGAAAAAATCGACAAAATCCCGCATTTCCCCGAAGAGTTAAAACTCAAGGTCCTGCACATGATCCTGTCGCACCACGGCGAACTGGAATACGGCTCCCCCAAACTGCCCTCCTTTCCCGAAGCGATCATACTGCACTTCATCGATAACCTTGATTCCAAAGTGGAAATGATGAACGACGCCATCCGCCGGAGCCGGGGGATCGAAAAAGAATGGAGTGACTATCATCCCTTCCTTGAGCGGGAGATCTATCTTAAGGAAGAAGAATAA